From Enterococcus mundtii, the proteins below share one genomic window:
- a CDS encoding YitT family protein: protein MKNLFKYLTITLGLWILSISINMFFGPHYIAAGGTSGLGILLEYLVQVNRSLVVLALNSVMLLLAIIYLGKQVFMKVLYGSLVLPLLLTYVPKIMFTENKILSIVLGSLIFSVGMSIVYSQNSSSGGTSIPPIILKKYFNIKLSTGLFFIDGIVILLNWSIFGFDQFLLALTSNILVFLTMNLFSKISYKSIENRQTS, encoded by the coding sequence ATGAAAAATCTATTCAAATATTTAACGATTACTTTGGGGCTGTGGATACTATCAATTAGTATCAATATGTTTTTTGGCCCACATTATATTGCTGCTGGAGGAACGAGTGGTCTAGGAATATTACTTGAATACCTTGTTCAAGTAAATCGTTCACTCGTCGTGCTAGCATTAAATTCAGTTATGTTGCTATTAGCAATCATTTATTTAGGTAAACAAGTATTTATGAAAGTTTTATATGGCAGCTTAGTTCTACCGTTATTGTTAACTTATGTACCTAAAATAATGTTTACTGAAAATAAAATTTTATCGATCGTTTTGGGGAGTCTAATTTTTTCTGTAGGTATGTCCATTGTTTATTCACAAAATTCTTCTAGTGGAGGAACGTCCATTCCACCGATAATTTTAAAAAAATATTTCAATATAAAACTCTCTACAGGCTTGTTTTTCATAGATGGTATAGTCATACTGCTAAATTGGAGTATTTTTGGTTTTGATCAATTTTTACTTGCCTTGACTTCAAATATTCTAGTTTTTCTAACGATGAACCTATTCTCTAAGATATCCTATAAATCTATTGAGAATAGACAAACTTCTTAG
- a CDS encoding glyoxalase-like domain protein produces MNKIKWKGFLLTTSDSEIEVIHDTLTYDWGQKVFRFYDYDKHIVEVSESIQGVFNRLYAQGLSLPKIAERFGDPLEIVKERYSIS; encoded by the coding sequence ATGAATAAAATCAAGTGGAAAGGCTTTTTACTTACAACTTCTGATTCAGAAATCGAAGTGATCCACGATACATTGACCTATGACTGGGGACAAAAAGTGTTTCGTTTTTACGACTACGATAAACATATCGTTGAAGTTTCAGAAAGCATTCAAGGTGTCTTCAATCGTCTATATGCGCAAGGATTGAGCCTTCCGAAAATCGCTGAACGCTTCGGTGATCCACTAGAAATTGTCAAAGAGCGTTACAGTATCTCCTAA